A portion of the Terriglobales bacterium genome contains these proteins:
- a CDS encoding ROK family protein, translating to RGMAGEPGHINVQRDGHPCGCGSYGCLEQYASASAVVRLAREAIAGGKAPELAWLQEAGDLTARSVFDLAQQGDRPAQEVYRLAGRALGVALAGLINLLNLPVYVVGGGVADAWEAFAPAMMDEVPKRSLVYRATAPESKAPGPKTVISRARLGSDAGLIGAARLPMLSS from the coding sequence GCGCGGCATGGCGGGCGAGCCCGGGCACATCAACGTGCAGCGCGACGGCCATCCCTGCGGCTGCGGCAGCTACGGCTGCCTGGAGCAGTACGCTTCGGCCTCGGCGGTGGTGCGGCTGGCGCGCGAAGCCATTGCCGGCGGCAAGGCGCCGGAGCTGGCATGGCTGCAGGAGGCCGGCGATCTCACTGCCAGGTCCGTCTTCGACCTGGCGCAGCAGGGCGACCGCCCGGCGCAGGAGGTCTACAGGCTCGCCGGACGTGCGCTGGGGGTCGCTCTGGCCGGGCTCATCAACCTGCTGAATCTGCCCGTGTACGTCGTGGGAGGCGGGGTGGCGGATGCCTGGGAAGCCTTCGCACCCGCCATGATGGACGAGGTGCCGAAGCGCTCGCTCGTCTACCGCGCGACCGCCCCGGAGTCGAAGGCGCCGGGTCCCAAGACGGTGATCAGCCGCGCCCGGCTGGGCAGCGACGCGGGCCTGATCGGCGCCGCGCGGCTGCCCATGCTCTCGTCGTAG
- the trpS gene encoding tryptophan--tRNA ligase, giving the protein MARPNKKPRVLSGMRSTGKLHLGNFVGALDNWVRLQDAYDCFFFIADWHALTTDYADTALVKQNSLEVVIDWLAAGLDPEKATLFIQSHVPQHAELHLLLSMITPLGWLERVPTYKEQIANLQSKDLNTYGFLGYPLLQAADILVYRADYVPVGEDQVPHVELTREVARRFNQFYPRGRAYVFPEPQPLLTPSPKLPGTDGRKMSKSYGNTILLSEPEDSLRSKLKTMVTDPARIRRTDPGNPDVCPVGDLHKIFSDKETLAQVNQGCRGASIGCIECKGWLADHVVEALRPIQERRAKYEQEPKLAWEILETGSIKAQKQAEATMQEVRECMHISSEYETPPEDGGKK; this is encoded by the coding sequence ATGGCCCGACCCAACAAGAAACCCCGCGTCCTGAGCGGCATGCGTTCCACCGGCAAGCTCCACCTGGGCAACTTCGTGGGCGCCCTCGACAACTGGGTGCGCCTGCAGGACGCCTACGACTGCTTCTTCTTCATCGCCGACTGGCACGCCCTCACCACCGACTACGCCGACACCGCGCTGGTGAAGCAGAACTCCCTGGAAGTGGTGATCGACTGGCTGGCCGCCGGGCTGGACCCGGAGAAGGCCACGCTGTTCATCCAGTCGCACGTGCCCCAGCACGCCGAACTGCACCTGCTGCTCTCCATGATCACGCCCCTGGGCTGGCTGGAGCGCGTCCCCACCTACAAGGAGCAGATCGCCAACCTGCAGAGCAAAGACCTGAACACCTACGGTTTCCTGGGGTATCCCCTGCTGCAGGCCGCCGACATCTTAGTCTACCGCGCCGACTACGTGCCGGTGGGCGAGGACCAGGTGCCGCACGTGGAACTGACGCGCGAGGTGGCGCGCCGCTTCAACCAGTTCTACCCGCGCGGCCGCGCCTATGTGTTCCCCGAGCCCCAGCCCCTGCTCACGCCCTCGCCCAAGCTTCCCGGCACCGATGGGCGCAAGATGTCGAAGTCGTACGGCAACACCATTCTGCTCAGCGAGCCCGAAGACAGCCTCCGGAGCAAACTGAAGACCATGGTCACCGACCCGGCGCGCATCCGCCGCACCGACCCGGGCAATCCCGACGTGTGCCCGGTCGGCGACCTGCACAAGATCTTCAGCGACAAGGAGACCCTGGCCCAGGTCAACCAGGGCTGCCGCGGCGCCTCCATCGGCTGCATCGAGTGCAAGGGCTGGCTGGCCGACCACGTGGTGGAAGCGCTGCGCCCCATCCAGGAGCGCCGCGCCAAGTACGAGCAGGAGCCCAAGCTGGCCTGGGAGATCCTGGAGACGGGCTCGATCAAAGCTCAGAAGCAGGCCGAAGCCACCATGCAGGAGGTGCGCGAGTGCATGCACATCTCCAGCGAATACGAGACGCCCCCCGAGGACGGGGGCAAGAAGTAA
- the hisC gene encoding histidinol-phosphate transaminase, whose amino-acid sequence MSRFDKLVPEFVRSLAPYKPGKPIRQAERESGVRCIKMASNENPFGPSPKALEAIRAAAAEVHLYPDMDTVELRTRLAERHHLQPDQVVLADGSTALLDLLGRVLLAPGRNAITSERSFIVYPIATRAAGGKLLTVPMKDDGFDLDAVAAAINPDTRLVFIANPNNPTGTLLPASAVDRFLERVPEHVLVVLDEAYCDFGAHFASTRGLDYSHSLDYVRQGRNVVVLRTFSKAHGLAGLRLGYGFGPPELLQYLACVRTAFSVSAIAEAAGLAALEDEAHIRKTVENNAAQAPWLTQQLDQMGFRTIPTFANFIYFDVGEDAVGVAKRMQANGVIVRPLAAWGAPTAIRVTVGTAEQNRAFLAALQKSTARAAVG is encoded by the coding sequence ATGAGCCGATTCGACAAGCTGGTCCCCGAGTTTGTCCGCAGCCTGGCGCCCTACAAGCCGGGCAAACCCATCCGCCAGGCCGAGCGCGAGAGCGGCGTCCGCTGCATCAAGATGGCCTCCAACGAGAACCCCTTCGGGCCGTCGCCCAAGGCGCTGGAAGCCATCCGCGCCGCCGCCGCCGAGGTCCATCTCTATCCCGACATGGACACGGTCGAGCTGCGCACCAGGCTGGCCGAGCGCCACCATCTGCAGCCCGACCAGGTGGTGCTGGCCGACGGCTCCACCGCCCTGCTCGACCTGCTGGGCCGGGTGCTGCTGGCGCCGGGACGCAACGCCATTACCAGCGAGCGCTCCTTCATCGTCTATCCCATCGCCACGCGGGCGGCGGGCGGCAAGCTGCTCACGGTGCCCATGAAGGACGACGGCTTCGACCTGGACGCCGTCGCCGCCGCCATCAACCCCGACACCCGCCTGGTCTTCATCGCCAATCCCAACAATCCCACCGGGACGCTGCTCCCGGCTTCGGCGGTGGACCGCTTCCTGGAGCGCGTCCCGGAGCACGTGCTGGTGGTGCTGGACGAGGCCTACTGCGACTTCGGCGCTCACTTCGCGAGCACCCGCGGCCTCGACTACTCCCACTCCCTGGACTACGTGCGCCAGGGACGGAACGTGGTGGTGCTGCGCACCTTTTCCAAGGCTCACGGCTTGGCGGGGCTGCGCCTGGGCTATGGCTTCGGCCCGCCCGAACTGTTGCAGTATCTGGCCTGCGTGCGCACTGCGTTCTCGGTCTCCGCCATCGCCGAGGCCGCCGGTCTGGCCGCCCTGGAGGACGAGGCGCACATCCGCAAGACGGTGGAGAACAACGCCGCCCAGGCGCCCTGGCTGACCCAGCAGCTCGACCAGATGGGCTTCCGCACCATCCCCACCTTCGCCAACTTCATCTACTTCGACGTCGGAGAAGACGCCGTCGGCGTGGCCAAGCGCATGCAGGCCAACGGCGTGATCGTGCGCCCGCTGGCTGCGTGGGGCGCGCCCACCGCCATCCGCGTCACCGTCGGCACTGCCGAGCAGAACCGCGCCTTCCTGGCCGCCCTGCAGAAGTCCACTGCCCGCGCTGCCGTCGGGTGA
- the scpB gene encoding SMC-Scp complex subunit ScpB, giving the protein MSLKAKLEAVVYAAEEPVSVEQMARLLKDEIAAEEGFDPKEEGALARVKARIRSALEGLVADYQAAEHGVEIRQVAGGFRMSTKPEHHEAVRAFAKSLKAPVRLSLPALETLSVIAYKQPITVPEINEIRGVDASAVIGTLLDRKLITTAGRKQVIGRPILYKTTKDFLLRFGLKDVSDLPSMEEFEKLAGGSEQAELFAAQADATGVPGGAEEKSEADSESTPV; this is encoded by the coding sequence ATGAGCCTGAAAGCCAAACTGGAAGCCGTCGTTTACGCCGCCGAAGAGCCGGTCAGCGTGGAGCAGATGGCGCGCCTGCTGAAGGACGAGATCGCCGCCGAAGAGGGCTTCGATCCCAAGGAGGAGGGCGCGCTCGCCCGCGTCAAGGCCCGCATCCGCTCGGCGCTGGAAGGACTGGTGGCCGACTACCAGGCCGCCGAGCACGGCGTGGAGATCCGCCAGGTGGCGGGCGGCTTCCGCATGTCGACCAAGCCTGAGCACCACGAGGCGGTGCGCGCCTTTGCCAAGAGCCTGAAGGCGCCGGTCCGCCTCTCCCTGCCCGCCCTGGAGACGCTCTCCGTGATCGCCTACAAGCAGCCCATCACCGTCCCCGAGATCAACGAGATCCGCGGCGTGGACGCCAGCGCCGTCATCGGCACGCTGCTCGACCGCAAGCTCATCACCACCGCCGGGCGCAAGCAGGTGATCGGACGTCCCATCCTCTACAAGACCACCAAGGACTTCTTGCTGCGCTTCGGGCTGAAGGACGTGAGCGACCTGCCCAGCATGGAAGAGTTCGAGAAGCTGGCCGGCGGCTCGGAGCAGGCTGAGCTGTTCGCCGCCCAGGCCGACGCCACCGGCGTCCCCGGCGGCGCGGAGGAGAAGTCCGAAGCGGACTCGGAGAGCACTCCTGTCTGA
- a CDS encoding site-2 protease family protein has product MQPQQIAIIIFQIAVFLFAISVHESAHAWVAWRRGDPTARMLGRISLNPIRHIDPVGTVVLPAIALFTGLPMIGWAKPVPVNPLNFRNHVLDDVLTSVAGPVSNFMVATAAVFAMALIALLPGGRDAVPGVVAGYDTGSVWVPVVLFFYLSIHINVLLAIFNLIPVPPLDGSHVLRHFLSEPARRFYDTFGMVGLLALVLFGGRFLHVLIAPVLGLFDSILMRL; this is encoded by the coding sequence ATGCAGCCGCAGCAGATCGCCATCATCATCTTCCAGATCGCGGTGTTCCTGTTCGCGATCAGCGTGCACGAGTCGGCCCACGCCTGGGTGGCGTGGCGTCGCGGCGATCCCACCGCGCGCATGCTGGGGCGCATCTCTCTGAACCCCATCCGCCACATCGATCCGGTGGGCACGGTGGTGCTCCCGGCCATCGCCCTGTTCACCGGTCTGCCCATGATCGGCTGGGCCAAGCCGGTTCCCGTGAACCCGCTGAACTTCCGCAACCACGTGCTGGACGACGTCCTGACCTCGGTGGCCGGGCCGGTCAGCAATTTCATGGTGGCCACGGCCGCGGTCTTCGCCATGGCCCTGATCGCGCTGCTTCCCGGCGGGCGCGACGCGGTGCCCGGGGTGGTGGCGGGCTACGACACCGGCTCAGTATGGGTGCCGGTGGTGCTGTTCTTCTACCTCTCCATCCACATCAACGTGCTGCTGGCCATCTTCAACCTGATCCCGGTGCCGCCACTGGACGGCAGCCACGTGCTGCGCCATTTTCTCTCCGAGCCGGCGCGCCGCTTCTATGACACCTTCGGGATGGTGGGCTTGCTGGCGCTGGTGCTGTTCGGCGGACGCTTCCTGCACGTGCTGATCGCGCCCGTTCTCGGCCTTTTCGATTCCATACTGATGAGATTGTGA
- a CDS encoding pseudouridine synthase, with the protein MSLERLQKIIAAAGLASRRKAEQLISSGLVSVNGEIVSQLGAKADPERDHIRVGGKLLRGPQRHVYFLLNKPRGYVTTVTDPEGRPTVMELMRAAGARLYPVGRLDYDSEGLLLMTNDGDLTYRLMHAASHVPKTYQVKVSGKPGEAELGKLRAGIFLPARPPKPGQGGGDRSRKSAPARIRLLRDAENPWYEVTLIEGRNRQIRRMFEQIGHHVEKIKRVAYGPLQLDVAPGEFRPLQPAEVARLRALAGAGRGPRSTSR; encoded by the coding sequence ATGTCTCTTGAGCGCCTGCAGAAGATCATCGCCGCCGCCGGCCTAGCCTCCCGCCGCAAGGCCGAGCAGCTCATCAGCTCCGGGCTGGTCAGCGTGAACGGCGAGATCGTCAGCCAACTGGGCGCCAAGGCCGACCCCGAGCGCGACCACATCCGCGTCGGCGGCAAGCTGCTGCGCGGTCCCCAGCGCCACGTCTATTTTTTGCTCAACAAACCGCGCGGCTACGTCACCACGGTCACCGATCCCGAGGGTCGGCCCACGGTCATGGAGCTGATGCGGGCGGCGGGAGCGCGCCTCTATCCCGTCGGTCGGCTGGACTACGACAGCGAGGGCCTGCTGCTCATGACCAACGACGGCGACCTCACCTACCGCCTGATGCACGCCGCCTCGCACGTCCCCAAGACCTACCAGGTGAAGGTCAGCGGCAAGCCGGGGGAGGCGGAGCTGGGGAAGCTGCGCGCCGGGATCTTCCTGCCGGCGCGGCCGCCCAAGCCTGGGCAGGGCGGCGGCGACCGCAGCCGCAAGAGCGCTCCGGCCCGCATCCGCCTGCTGCGCGACGCCGAGAACCCGTGGTACGAGGTCACGCTCATCGAAGGACGCAATCGCCAGATCCGCCGCATGTTCGAGCAGATCGGCCACCACGTGGAGAAGATCAAGCGCGTGGCTTACGGGCCGCTGCAACTGGACGTGGCTCCCGGCGAGTTCCGCCCGCTGCAGCCGGCCGAGGTGGCGCGCCTGCGCGCCCTGGCGGGCGCCGGCCGTGGTCCGCGAAGCACTTCGCGCTGA
- a CDS encoding segregation/condensation protein A, producing MAEPTQPAAQPAKSASDFPFAVTVGTVYDGPLDLLLDLIRRQDIDIYDIPIARITAQYLAYIESLKQLDVNVAAEFIYMASLLIHIKSKMLLPRDPTAPPEEAGDPREELIQRLLEHEKFKNAAQMLLQKQQLEDAVWSNPALKEFQDAEGTEPELATDIVDLVRTFRQILERAKARPVLEVNEDTVTVAQMIDYVRRRLLLEDRPVRLHSLLQHTRSRNALIAAFLALLEMVRLQAILVRQDKIFGDIVIKKHTMFDTVFGEDTPVRDDWR from the coding sequence ATGGCCGAGCCTACGCAACCCGCGGCGCAACCGGCGAAGAGCGCGAGCGACTTCCCCTTCGCGGTCACCGTGGGCACGGTGTACGACGGCCCGCTGGACCTGCTGCTCGACCTCATCCGCCGCCAGGACATCGACATCTACGACATCCCTATCGCCAGGATCACCGCCCAGTACCTGGCCTACATCGAGAGCCTGAAGCAGCTCGACGTGAACGTGGCCGCGGAGTTCATCTACATGGCCTCGCTGCTCATCCACATCAAGAGCAAGATGCTGCTGCCGCGCGATCCCACCGCGCCCCCCGAGGAGGCCGGCGACCCGCGCGAAGAGCTGATCCAGCGCCTGCTGGAGCACGAGAAGTTCAAGAACGCCGCCCAGATGCTGCTGCAGAAGCAGCAACTGGAAGACGCGGTATGGTCCAACCCCGCCCTCAAGGAGTTCCAGGACGCGGAGGGCACCGAGCCCGAGCTGGCCACCGACATCGTGGACCTGGTGCGCACCTTCCGCCAGATCCTGGAGCGCGCCAAGGCCCGGCCCGTGCTCGAGGTCAACGAGGACACGGTCACGGTGGCGCAGATGATCGACTACGTGCGCCGGCGGCTACTGCTGGAGGACCGTCCCGTCCGCCTGCACAGCCTGCTGCAGCACACGCGCTCGCGCAACGCCCTCATCGCCGCTTTCCTCGCCCTGCTGGAGATGGTGCGCCTGCAGGCCATCCTGGTGCGCCAGGACAAGATCTTCGGTGACATCGTCATCAAGAAACATACAATGTTCGATACCGTCTTCGGAGAGGACACGCCCGTGCGCGACGACTGGCGCTGA